The Arachis hypogaea cultivar Tifrunner chromosome 19, arahy.Tifrunner.gnm2.J5K5, whole genome shotgun sequence genome has a window encoding:
- the LOC112775384 gene encoding protein ROOT HAIR DEFECTIVE 3: MANNHCCSTQLIDGDGTFNVAGIETFMKEVKFSECGLSYAVVSIMGPQSSGKSTLLNNLFRTNFREMDAFKGRSQTTKGIWMARCSGIEPCTIVMDLEGTDGRERGEDDTAFEKQSALFALAVSDIVLINMWCHDIGREQAANKPLLKTVFQVMMRLFSPRKTTLLFVIRDKTRTPLENLEPVLREDIQKIWDSVPKPQAHKETPLSEFFNVEVTALSSYEEKEEQFKEQVANLRQRFQHSIAPGGLAGDRRGVVPASGFSFSAQQIWKVIKENKDLDLPAHKVMVATVRCEEIANEKYATFSANEEWCQLEEAVQSGPVQGFGKKLNSLLGACLSEYDLEATYFDEGVRSSKQKQLQEKLLQLVQPSFLSALGHIRSGIVDKFKDVFDKALNRGEGFSLAAKNCIESSMAQFDEASADVVIELADWDTSKVREKLRRDIDAHVASVRDAKLSELTSSYEEKLKEALSGPVEALLDEASGDTWSSIKKLLRRETESAVSGFSAALAGFDMDEDTRQKMISNIADYARGVVEGKARDEAGRVLIRMKDRFTMLFSHDADSMPRVWTGKEDIRTITKTARSASLKLLSVMAVIRLDDGDTDNIEKTLAVALIDSSSSNVTDRSITTVDPLASSTWEKVPSSKTLITPVQCKSLWRQFKTETEYSVSQAISAQEANKRNNNWLPPPWAILALIILGFNEFMTLLRNPLYLLVIFIGYLLIKALWVQLDITGEFRHGALPGLLSLSTKFVPTVMNLMKKLADEGADNNTRRNPPKGDYKAANDGSAASSSSSSNVTVLDNGTKHNRTEYSSSSKFE, from the exons ATGG CTAATAATCATTGCTGTTCAACTCAACTTATTGATGGAGATGGTACATTCAATGTAGCTGGGATTGAAACTTTCATGAAGGAGGTGAAATTTAGTGAATGTGGGCTTTCGTACGCTGTAGTTTCTATTATGGGTCCACAAAGTAGTG GCAAGAGCACGCTGTTAAACAATTTGTTTCGTACCAATTTCCGTGAGATGGATGCTTTTAAGGGAAG GTCTCAAACAACCAAAGGAATCTGGATGGCTAGATGTTCTGGGATAGAGCCTTGTACCATTGTGATGGATTTGGAAGGAACAGATGGAAGAGAACGTGGAGag gaTGATACTGCATTTGAAAAGCAGAGTGCTTTATTTGCTCTTGCTGTCTCAGATATAGTGTTAATCAACAT GTGGTGTCATGACATTGGCCGTGAGCAAGCTGCTAATAAGCCACTCTTGAAAACTGTCTTTCAG GTTATGATGAGATTGTTTAGCCCACGCAAAACGACATTGTTGTTTGTCATACGTGACAAAACGCGG ACACCACTTGAAAATTTAGAACCTGTCTTGCGAGAAGATATTCAGAAG ATATGGGACTCGGTTCCTAAACCACAAGCCCACAAGGAAACCCCACTTAGTGAATTTTTTAAT GTTGAAGTTACTGCTCTTTCTAgttatgaagaaaaagaagagcaaTTCAAGGAGCAG GTTGCCAACTTGAGGCAACGATTCCAGCACTCCATCGCTCCTGGTGGGCTTGCAGGGGACAGGCGAGGAGTAGTTCCTGCATCGGGCTTTTCTTTTAGTGCTCAGCAAATCTGGAAAGTCATCAAGGAGAACAAGGACCTTGACCTTCCTGCACATAAG GTAATGGTTGCCACTGTCCGATGTGAAGAAATTGCCAACGAGAAATATGCCACTTTTTCTGCAAATGAG GAATGGTGCCAATTAGAAGAAGCCGTACAATCAGGCCCTGTTCAGGGGTTTGGAAAAAAACTCAATTCACTCCTAGGTGCTTGTTTGTCAGA GTATGATCTTGAAGCCACTTATTTTGATGAAGGTGTGAGATCTTCAAAACAAAAACAACTCCAAGAAAAATTGTTGCAA CTTGTCCAACCATCGTTCCTTTCTGCGCTGGGACATATAAGATCTGGAATAGTGGATAAATTCAAGGATGTATTTGACAAGGCTTTGAATAGAGGTGAAGGGTTTTCTTTGGCTGCCAAAAACTGCATTGAGTCTTCTATGGCTCAATTTGATGAAGCTTCCGCAG ATGTTGTAATTGAACTAGCAGACTGGGATACATCTAAAGTAAGGGAGAAACTGCGGCGTGACATTGATGCACATGTGGCATCTGTACGTGATGCTAAGCTTTCTGAACTGACTTCATCGTATGAG GAAAAACTTAAAGAAGCCTTGTCTGGACCTGTTGAAGCTCTTTTGGATGAAGCAAGTGGTGATACTTGGTCATCGATAAAGAAACTTCTTAGGCGTGAGACTGAATCAGCTGTCTCAGGGTTCTCTGCTGCGCTTGCTGGGTTTGATATGGATGAAGATACGAGACAGAAAATGATTTCGAATATAGCAGATTATGCTAGGGGTGTAGTAGAAGGAAAGGCTAGGGATGAAGCTGGAAGAGTTCTAATCCGGATGAAGGATAG GTTTACAATGTTGTTTAGCCACGACGCTGATTCAATGCCTCGTGTTTGGACGGGCAAAGAAGATATCCGTACCATCACAAAGACTGCTCGCTCTGCT TCTTTGAAGTTACTGTCTGTCATGGCTGTTATTCGTTTGGATGATGGTGATACTGATAATATTGAGAAAACATTAGCAGTTGCATTGATAGATTCATCAAGCAGTAATGTTACTGATAGGAGCATCACAACGGTTGATCCGCTAGCTTCTAGCACATGGGAAAAG GTACCATCCTCTAAGACATTGATTACACCTGTCCAATGCAAATCCTTGTGGAGGCAATTCAAGACAGAGACAGAATACAGTGTCTCTCAGGCCATTTCTGCACAG GAGGCCAACAAGCGTAATAACAACTGGTTACCTCCTCCATGGGCAATACTTGCTTTGATTATTCTCGGATTTAATGAATTTATGACACTCTTAAG AAATCCGTTGTATTTGCTTGTCATCTTTATTGGTTATCTTCTCATCAAAGCCCTATGGGTGCAACTGGACATTACGGGTGAATTTCGCCATGGAGCT CTGCCGGGACTCTTATCCTTGTCTACCAAATTCGTTCCAACTGTCATGAACCTTATGAAAAAACTAGCAGACGAGGGTGCAGATAACAATACTCGCAGAAATCCACCAAAAGGCGATTACAAGGCTGCTAATGATGGTAGTGCTGCATCTTCCAGTTCTTCATCAAATGTAACTGTGCTTGACAACGGAACCAAACACAACAGAACTGAATACTCCAGTTCATCAAAATTCGAGTAG
- the LOC112775385 gene encoding protein DETOXIFICATION 35, producing the protein MDNSNSNNSIPLLNGGGGVVAEDGDYVKVKGLREAKKIFWIESAKVWQIALPIVFNIWCQYGVNSITSIFVGHLGDLELSAISLINSVVGTFAFGFMLGMGSATETLCGQAFGAGQVEMLGVYLQRSWAILSVTSLLLMPIYIFAAPILKLLGQQHDIADRAGSFAPLVIPQFLSLAFNFPTQKFLQAQSKVNIIAWIGFFALILHVVMLWLFVYLLQLGLTGAALAFDITSWVITLSQLAYVFFWCKEGWHGLSWKALKDIWPFVRLSLESAVMLCLEVWYMMSLIVLAGHLDNAVIAVDSLSICMNLNGWEFMIFIGVNAAVSVRVSNELGLGHPRAAKYSVYVITLQSFLIGILCMVAVLVFRDSFAVIFTSSKPLQESVAKLAYLLSVTMILNSIQPVISGVAVGGGWQALVAYINVGCYYVFGLPLGFILGYKVNLGVKGLWGGMICGIALQTLLLLLILYKTNWKKEVEQTNERMRKWGGTRNQS; encoded by the exons ATGGACAATAGCAACAGCAATAATAGTATTCCCCTGCTCAACGGCGGCGGAGGGGTGGTGGCAGAGGACGGCGACTACGTGAAAGTGAAGGGGCTGAGGGAGGCGAAGAAGATTTTCTGGAtagaatcagccaaggtatggcaGATAGCATTGCCTATAGTGTTCAACATTTGGTGCCAGTACGGTGTCAACTCCATAACCAGCATCTTCGTTGGACACCTCGGAGACCTCGAACTCTCTGCTATCTCCTTGATCAACTCAGTCGTCGGCACTTTCGCTTTCGGCTTCATG CTTGGCATGGGAAGTGCAACGGAGACACTGTGCGGGCAAGCATTTGGGGCAGGGCAGGTTGAAATGCTGGGTGTGTACTTGCAACGGTCATGGGCAATCCTGTCGGTGACCAGTCTTTTGCTAATGCCAATATACATATTTGCTGCTCCAATCCTGAAGCTTCTGGGGCAACAGCATGATATAGCTGATAGAGCAGGAAGCTTTGCTCCTCTTGTAATCCCCCAATTTCTCTCACTTGCATTCAATTTTCCAACCCAGAAGTTCCTTCAGGCGCAAAGCAAGGTCAATATCATCGCCTGGATCGGCTTCTTCGCGCTAATCCTGCACGTTGTGATGCTGTGGCTCTTCGTCTATTTGCTGCAATTAGGCTTAACTGGTGCAGCGTTGGCATTTGATATCACAAGCTGGGTGATAACATTGTCTCAACTTGCTTATGTCTTTTTTTGGTGCAAGGAAGGTTGGCATGGATTGTCATGGAAGGCCTTGAAAGATATATGGCCCTTTGTTAGGCTCTCCCTTGAATCTGCTGTCATGCTTTGTCTTGAAGTTTGGTATATGATGAGCCTCATTGTTCTTGCTGGCCACCTTGATAATGCAGTCATAGCTGTTGATTCCCTCTCTATATG CATGAATTTGAATGGGTGGGAGTTCATGATCTTTATTGGAGTAAATGCTGCTGTCAG tgTGAGAGTTTCCAATGAACTGGGACTTGGACATCCAAGAGCTGCCAAATACTCTGTCTATGTGATAACACTTCAGTCCTTTCTAATTGGAATCCTTTGCATGGTGGCTGTTTTGGTATTTAGAGATTCTTTCGCCGTCATTTTTACTAGCAGCAAGCCTTTGCAAGAGTCGGTTGCAAAACTCGCATACTTACTTTCTGTGACTATGATTCTAAACAGCATTCAACCAGTTATTTCAG GTGTTGCTGTTGGAGGTGGGTGGCAGGCACTGGTGGCTTACATCAATGTAGGTTGTTACTATGTGTTTGGACTTCCACTGGGGTTTATTCTTGGTTATAAAGTTAACTTGGGAGTTAAG GGACTTTGGGGAGGTATGATATGTGGAATTGCTCTGCAAACATTGCTGCTTTTGTTGATACTTTACAAGACCAATTGGAAGAAAGAG GTGGAACAAACAAATGAAAGAATGAGGAAGTGGGGGGGGACAAGAAATCAAAGTTGA